The Pyrodictium delaneyi genome contains a region encoding:
- a CDS encoding complex I subunit 1/NuoH family protein yields the protein MNPLDLVVKATVYPGLTFVVALALLLEAVERKVVARLQSRIGPSYTGLGGLLQPLIDLLKLLGKEDLAPRSQDPVAVPAALIWSLSLAAFASLFIPWSGAIGFSFHGDAVLVAACLTLSLGLLYLAAFSTHSPYSVIGGFRLLGLLASYEVALLSLLGIVYAVTGSLSLAEIRRTLWSSLAAEPVFLPLWLAGAVLGFVLILAEAGKDPFSVAEAETEIAGGLMADMSGRRLAFAHLTHRIHETVSLYYYTTLFLAPPWSGIAGLLALLGTGLAVAIAATLVDAAAPRLRLVDVGRASWTAIVPCSFIIAALALIVKG from the coding sequence ATGAATCCCCTAGACCTGGTCGTGAAGGCTACTGTATACCCTGGCCTAACGTTCGTGGTAGCGCTAGCGCTGTTGCTCGAAGCTGTTGAGCGTAAAGTTGTAGCCAGGCTGCAGAGCCGTATAGGTCCTAGCTATACTGGATTAGGAGGTTTACTACAGCCGCTCATAGACCTCTTGAAGCTGCTGGGTAAGGAGGATCTTGCGCCCCGGAGCCAGGACCCGGTTGCAGTGCCAGCAGCGCTGATATGGAGTCTAAGCCTAGCCGCGTTTGCCTCGCTTTTCATCCCCTGGAGCGGTGCTATAGGCTTTAGCTTTCATGGCGATGCAGTGCTCGTTGCGGCGTGTTTAACCCTCTCGCTTGGCCTCCTCTACCTGGCAGCCTTCTCGACTCATAGCCCTTATAGTGTCATTGGTGGGTTCCGTCTGCTAGGGCTCCTAGCAAGCTATGAAGTTGCTCTCCTCTCCCTGCTTGGTATAGTCTATGCTGTTACAGGCTCGCTCTCGCTCGCGGAGATAAGGAGGACACTGTGGAGCAGCCTAGCTGCTGAGCCGGTGTTCTTGCCGTTGTGGCTAGCGGGGGCTGTGCTAGGCTTCGTGCTGATCCTAGCCGAGGCAGGCAAGGACCCGTTTAGCGTGGCAGAGGCTGAGACCGAGATTGCAGGTGGCTTAATGGCGGATATGAGTGGTCGTCGCCTCGCGTTTGCACACTTGACGCATCGTATCCACGAGACTGTCTCGCTATACTACTACACGACGCTGTTCCTCGCGCCGCCCTGGAGCGGCATAGCAGGGCTCCTTGCGCTCCTGGGGACAGGGCTAGCAGTTGCCATTGCTGCTACACTAGTAGATGCAGCAGCTCCGAGGCTACGGCTCGTAGACGTGGGGAGAGCCTCATGGACTGCCATAGTGCCATGCTCCTTCATAATTGCGGCTCTAGCACTAATAGTTAAGGGGTGA